A single genomic interval of Terriglobales bacterium harbors:
- the glnD gene encoding [protein-PII] uridylyltransferase, which yields MTTAPKLGGGLRDLHSQTSTRIQEEFAASGDGRRALEQRTALVDAIAIRLWQEIISPHPNGPEGFALVALGGFGRRWLFPHSDIDLLFLHANGDSERSFKDPVRMLSQELWDLRMRLSPTTRTLAECDRLDADNVEFTISLLDCRYLAGDPRVFRRLHDEVVPKLVVRESQSLVQGLAEVTRARHGKFGNTVYHLEPNVKETPGGLRDHNVACWLALISAMHKLRDWPERRTLLGERALKQLDEALDFLISVRCFLHFRHGRDDSTLTWEAQDEAAARNIGGAQPAAPGAAQWMKLYFGHARSVRRIALQLLDEVPAAWSSLHRQFQNWRSRLSNADFSVVDGLIYLRQSSALQDPDVLLRMFHFLAHHGLKLSATTEQKVEQVLPALAATPPRGAGLWLHLWEILVQPHAADALRAMHSLRLLTLLLPELESIDCLVVRDFHHRFTVDEHSFLAIENLHRLRQSQAEWDKGYREILEELLQPELLYLALLLHDTGKGLAAESHVDASLEIADRCLARLDLDAEDRETVRFLIRCHLEFSEALRRDIFDPATIRAFAEKIGTPERLKMLCLLTYADIKSVNLEALTPWKAENIWQLYIATSAHLNRSLDERVHGNGDGGYLARLHSLAPSATRKLKSFLEGFPKRYLQSYPPQAILQHFNLAAALGQESVQLDLKRGRHWFELTLVTKDRPRLFASITGALAAWRMNIVKANAFSNEAGTVVDTFYFTDPFRTLELNLPEWDRLKRDITAVLHGEADLERMLRDRLRGDKNGKVRVSVETRIEFDDQSSSGSTLLQIVTQDRPGLLHRIASCLAREHCNIEIALIDTEGQMAIDVFYLTAKKGKLAREHQQRLEAALHQDLGS from the coding sequence ATGACCACGGCACCCAAGCTGGGCGGCGGCTTGCGCGACCTCCACAGCCAGACCTCGACGCGCATCCAAGAGGAGTTCGCCGCCTCCGGCGATGGCCGCCGGGCTCTGGAGCAGCGCACCGCCCTGGTGGACGCCATCGCCATCCGCCTGTGGCAGGAGATCATCTCTCCCCATCCGAACGGCCCTGAAGGATTCGCCCTGGTCGCCCTCGGCGGCTTCGGGCGCAGGTGGTTGTTCCCCCACTCCGACATCGACCTCCTTTTTCTTCACGCTAACGGCGACAGCGAGCGGTCTTTCAAGGATCCGGTGAGGATGCTCTCCCAGGAGCTTTGGGACCTGCGCATGCGTTTGAGCCCGACCACGCGCACCCTGGCCGAGTGCGATCGCCTCGACGCCGACAACGTCGAGTTCACCATCTCTCTGCTCGATTGCCGCTACCTGGCGGGCGACCCGCGGGTCTTCCGGCGTTTGCATGACGAGGTGGTCCCCAAGCTGGTTGTCCGCGAGTCGCAAAGCTTGGTGCAGGGCCTGGCCGAGGTCACACGCGCCCGCCATGGCAAGTTCGGGAACACGGTTTACCACCTCGAGCCCAACGTGAAGGAGACGCCGGGCGGGCTGCGCGACCATAACGTCGCCTGCTGGCTGGCGCTCATCTCCGCCATGCACAAGCTGCGCGATTGGCCGGAACGGCGCACCTTGCTGGGCGAGCGCGCCCTGAAGCAGCTCGACGAAGCCCTTGATTTCCTGATCTCGGTGCGCTGCTTCCTGCATTTCCGTCACGGCCGCGACGACAGCACTCTCACCTGGGAAGCGCAGGACGAGGCCGCCGCCCGCAACATCGGCGGCGCCCAGCCGGCGGCCCCGGGCGCAGCCCAGTGGATGAAGCTGTACTTCGGGCATGCGCGCTCCGTGCGCCGCATCGCCCTGCAGTTGCTGGACGAGGTCCCCGCCGCCTGGTCCTCCCTCCACCGCCAATTCCAGAACTGGCGCTCGCGCCTTTCCAACGCCGACTTCTCCGTGGTCGACGGGCTCATCTACCTGCGCCAGTCATCGGCGTTACAGGATCCCGACGTCCTGCTGCGCATGTTCCATTTCCTGGCGCACCACGGCCTCAAGCTCAGCGCCACCACGGAACAGAAGGTGGAGCAAGTGCTGCCAGCGCTCGCCGCTACGCCACCCCGCGGCGCCGGGTTGTGGCTCCATCTCTGGGAGATCCTCGTCCAGCCGCATGCCGCCGACGCCCTGCGCGCCATGCATTCCCTCCGCCTGCTCACCCTGCTCCTGCCCGAGCTGGAATCCATCGATTGCCTGGTGGTGCGCGATTTCCACCACCGCTTCACCGTGGACGAGCACTCCTTCCTGGCCATCGAAAACCTCCACCGCCTGCGCCAGTCGCAGGCCGAGTGGGACAAAGGGTACCGCGAGATCCTCGAGGAACTGCTTCAGCCGGAGCTGCTCTATCTCGCCCTGCTGCTGCACGACACGGGAAAGGGGCTCGCGGCGGAGAGCCACGTCGATGCCAGCCTGGAGATCGCCGACCGCTGCCTGGCCCGCCTGGACCTCGATGCCGAGGACCGCGAGACCGTCCGCTTCCTCATCCGCTGTCACCTGGAATTCTCAGAGGCCCTGCGCCGCGACATCTTCGACCCGGCCACCATCCGCGCCTTCGCCGAAAAGATCGGAACCCCCGAACGGCTGAAGATGCTCTGCCTGCTCACTTACGCCGACATCAAGTCAGTGAACCTCGAGGCGCTGACCCCCTGGAAAGCGGAGAACATCTGGCAGCTCTACATCGCCACCTCTGCCCACCTGAACCGCTCCCTGGATGAGCGTGTCCACGGCAACGGTGACGGCGGATACCTTGCACGCCTGCACAGCCTGGCCCCGAGTGCGACCAGGAAACTCAAATCGTTCCTCGAAGGCTTCCCCAAGCGCTACCTGCAGTCCTACCCACCGCAAGCTATCCTGCAGCACTTCAACCTCGCCGCCGCGCTCGGTCAGGAAAGCGTCCAACTCGACCTCAAGCGCGGCCGCCACTGGTTTGAGCTGACGCTGGTGACCAAGGACCGGCCCCGGCTCTTCGCCTCCATCACCGGCGCGCTCGCCGCCTGGCGCATGAACATCGTCAAGGCCAATGCCTTCTCCAATGAGGCGGGGACGGTGGTGGACACCTTCTACTTCACCGATCCTTTTCGCACCCTCGAACTGAACCTGCCGGAGTGGGACCGCCTGAAGCGCGACATCACGGCCGTCCTCCACGGTGAGGCCGACCTGGAACGCATGTTGCGCGATCGCTTACGGGGAGACAAGAATGGAAAGGTGCGGGTGTCGGTGGAGACCCGCATCGAGTTCGATGATCAAAGCTCCTCCGGCAGTACCTTGTTGCAGATCGTCACTCAGGACCGCCCCGGGTTGCTCCATCGCATCGCCTCCTGCCTGGCCCGCGAGCACTGCAACATCGAGATCGCCCTCA
- a CDS encoding P-II family nitrogen regulator codes for MTKLEAIIQSHKLDAVKTALQEIGVQGMTVLEARGHGRQKGHTEFYRGREYTVDLIPKIKLEMVLADEMVEKAVQTIMTAARTGKIGDGKIFLSRVDEAIRIRNEERGEGAL; via the coding sequence GTGACCAAGCTCGAAGCCATCATCCAGAGCCACAAGCTGGACGCCGTCAAGACCGCTTTGCAGGAGATCGGCGTCCAGGGCATGACCGTCCTCGAGGCCCGCGGCCATGGCCGCCAGAAGGGCCACACCGAGTTCTATCGCGGCCGCGAATACACCGTGGACCTCATCCCCAAAATCAAACTGGAGATGGTGCTGGCCGACGAAATGGTGGAGAAGGCGGTCCAGACCATCATGACCGCCGCCCGCACCGGCAAGATCGGCGACGGCAAGATTTTCCTTTCCCGGGTGGACGAAGCCATCCGTATCCGCAACGAGGAGCGCGGCGAGGGCGCGCTCTAA